A stretch of Gossypium hirsutum isolate 1008001.06 chromosome A06, Gossypium_hirsutum_v2.1, whole genome shotgun sequence DNA encodes these proteins:
- the LOC107934282 gene encoding L-type lectin-domain containing receptor kinase VII.1 translates to MKKHQPKPVLFILVFIILSSHSVLSLDFVFNGFNSTNLFLYGIAQIDSRILTLTNETSFAIGRALYSSKIPTKTSNSSHVLPFSTSFIFSMAPSRNKDTLPGHGLVFIFTPNTGINGTTASQNLGLFNLSNNGDPTNHVFGVEFDVFANQEFDDIDDNHVGIDINSLTSTTSHTAGYYSDFNEDGDQGFEKLKLNNGKNYQVWIDYEDSVINVTMAPVGIKRPKRPLLNVPLNLSDVLEDEMYVGFTSSTGRLVESHRILSWSFSNSNFSLNERLITTGLPSFVIPKTPFHKRRSFIAGVTVGSFVVLVLIALFSLFLIKRERRRAKERAEMEDWEFEYWPHRMTYQEIDAATKGFSDDNVIGFGGNGKVYKGVLPGGIEIAVKRISHENDGMKEFLAEISSLGRLKHRSLVGLKGWCKKEKGTFMLIYDYMENGSLDKRVYYDCDETNMLTCEERIRILKDVASALLYLHEGWEAKVLHRDIKASNVLLDKDMNGRLGDFGLARMHGHSQVATTTRVVGTLGYLAPEVVRNGRASTQTDVFGFGVLILEVMCGRRPIEDGKPPLVDWVWQLMMQGELLTAVDARLKGNEGFNEEEVKKVLHLGLLCSYPNPDSRPTMRQVVIVFEGKNEGLESETEDMEAHLLAKVKSRDMWANYSQNFGYASHPTFDDIRRSNSSSMSLSWNNTIVDGR, encoded by the coding sequence ATGAAGAAACACCAACCAAAGCCTGTTTTGTTTATTCTTGTGTTCATAATCCTGTCTTCTCACTCTGTTTTATCTCTTGATTTTGTCTTCAATGGCTTCAATTCAACTAACCTTTTCCTCTATGGTATCGCTCAAATCGATTCCAGAATTCTTACACTCACCAATGAAACATCTTTTGCTATCGGTCGAGCTCTTTACAGTTCAAAAATCCCAACAAAGACTTCAAATTCTTCTCATGTTCTTCCTTTCTCTACTTCTTTCATCTTCTCCATGGCTCCTTCAAGGAACAAGGATACTCTTCCAGGACACGGTCTCGTTTTCATCTTTACGCCCAATACTGGCATCAATGGGACAACCGCATCTCAAAATCTTGGCCTTTTCAACCTCTCAAACAACGGCGACCCGACCAATCATGTGTTTGGTGTGGAGTTCGATGTTTTCGCTAACCAAGAATTCGATGACATAGATGATAACCATGTTGGGATCGACATTAACTCCCTCACCTCAACAACCTCCCACACCGCTGGTTATTACAGTGATTTTAATGAGGATGGGGATCAGGGTTTTGAGAAACTGAAGCTTAATAATGGTAAGAACTATCAAGTTTGGATTGACTATGAAGATTCTGTTATTAATGTTACTATGGCACCTGTTGGGATAAAAAGACCAAAGCGGCCATTGTTGAATGTACCTTTGAATTTATCTGATGTTTTGGAGGATGAAATGTATGTTGGGTTCACTTCATCGACTGGGAGATTGGTTGAAAGCCATAGGATTTTGTCTTGGAGTTTCAGTAATTCTAATTTTTCGTTAAATGAACGCTTGATCACCACTGGTTTACCATCGTTTGTTATCCCCAAGACACCATTTCATAAGCGTAGATCGTTTATTGCAGGCGTAACGGTGGGGAGTTTCGTTGTTCTTGTTTTGATTGCTCTGTTTTCCCTGTTTTTGATTAAGAGAGAAAGGAGGAGAGCAAAGGAAAGAGCTGAAATGGAAGATTGGGAATTTGAGTATTGGCCTCATAGGATGACTTACCAAGAGATCGATGCAGCCACCAAGGGATTTTCGGATGACAACGTGATCGGTTTCGGAGGAAACGGAAAGGTCTACAAGGGAGTTTTACCTGGAGGAATTGAGATTGCGGTGAAGCGCATTTCACATGAAAATGATGGAATGAAAGAGTTCTTGGCAGAGATTTCGAGTCTCGGCCGGTTAAAACACCGGAGCCTCGTCGGGTTGAAAGGTTGGTGcaagaaagaaaaagggacaTTCATGTTGATCTATGATTACATGGAAAATGGAAGTTTGGATAAGAGGGTTTATTATGACTGTGATGAGACCAACATGTTGACTTGTGAAGAAAGAATTAGAATCTTGAAAGATGTTGCCTCAGCGTTATTGTATTTACATGAGGGATGGGAAGCTAAGGTCTTACATAGGGATATCAAGGCCAGCAACGTATTGCTTGATAAGGATATGAATGGAAGGTTAGGGGATTTCGGGTTGGCTCGGATGCATGGGCACAGTCAAGTGGCAACCACGACGCGAGTGGTCGGAACTTTGGGTTACTTGGCCCCAGAAGTTGTTAGGAACGGACGAGCATCGACACAAACCGATGTGTTTGGTTTTGGGGTCTTAATTTTAGAGGTCATGTGTGGTAGGAGGCCTATAGAGGATGGAAAGCCGCCTTTGGTGGATTGGGTATGGCAGTTGATGATGCAAGGAGAATTACTTACCGCAGTGGATGCACGGTTAAAGGGTAACGAGGGATTCAACGAGGAGGAGGTAAAAAAGGTGCTGCATTTGGGGTTGTTGTGCTCGTATCCAAATCCTGATTCGAGACCAACAATGAGGCAAGTAGTGATAGTGTTTGAAGGGAAGAATGAAGGTTTGGAATCCGAAACCGAAGATATGGAAGCACATTTGCTGGCAAAGGTGAAGTCCAGGGATATGTGGGCTAATTACTCTCAAAACTTTGGATACGCGTCACACCCGACATTTGATGATATTCGACGATCAAATTCATCCTCCATGTCTCTGTCATGGAACAACACAATAGTGGACGGTAGATAA